A single window of Channa argus isolate prfri chromosome 12, Channa argus male v1.0, whole genome shotgun sequence DNA harbors:
- the LOC137138174 gene encoding C-type mannose receptor 2-like, which yields MMKRILLVVLSLSGWSLSTCLLHQYHYVPDLKTWTEAQSYCRQRYTDLATIGNTEEMNQLINTVLSAGYNSQVWIGLYNEINWTWSDGYTGSDADFRNWETNIEKEPNFDLADQFCVSTGAHGTWFDDQCTFPICFFCYSGSQMNPDFVFVNKAMNWSSAQGYCREKFTDLVTVRNRAENLNIQNLMQSNYAWIGLFRDPSFYWSDQSIFSFTYLDQVANHIGLMNVTCGVADLQKSGRWRFQPCETRNPFVCYMSSPVKEAVKRQVVKLGMKLKDSSVDLNDPAVEANILKKLQDRLKENGVSEVTVKWREQPDGKVFQKGEDIFHKKNRKKTKL from the exons ATGATGAAAAGGATCTTGCTGGTTGTGTTGAGTCTCTCAG GTTGGAGTCTCTCCACCTGCCTCCTCCATCAGTACCACTATGTTCCTGATTTAAAGACTTGGACTGAAGCTCAGAGCTACTGCAGACAGAGATACACAGACCTGGCCACCATTGGAAACACTGAAGAAATGAACCAACTTATCAATACAGTTTTATCTGCTGGTTACAACTCTCAGGTCTGGATTGGTCTGTACAATGAGATCAACTGGACGTGGTCAGATGGATACACAGGGAGTGATGCTGATTttaggaactgggagactaatATTGAAAAAGAACCAAACTTTGACTTAGCCGATCAGTTCTGTGTGAGCACTGGCGCTCATGGAACATGGTTCGATGATCAATGCACGTTCCCTATCTGCTTCTTCTGTTACAGTG GATCTCAGATGAAtcctgactttgtttttgtgaataaaGCAATGAACTGGTCCAGTGCTCAGGGCTACTGCAGGGAGAAATTCACAGACCTGGTCACTGTgagaaacagagcagagaacCTCAATATCCAGAACTTGATGCAGTCTAACTATGCATGGATTGGTCTGTTCAGAGATCCCAGTTTTTACTGGTCTGATCAGAGCATCTTTTCATTCACCTACTTGGATCAGGTTGCAAACCACATTGGCTTGATGAACGTGACATGCGGTGTGGCAGATTTGCAGAAATCAGGAAGATGGAGGTTTCAGCCGTGTGAGACACGGAACCCATTTGTCTGCTACATGTCTTCACCGG taaaagaagCAGTAAAGAGGCAGGTAGTGAAACTCGGGATGAAGCTGAAGGACTCTTCTGTAGATCTGAATGATCCTGCAGTGGAAGCAAACATCCTGAAaaag CTCCAGGATAGACTGAAGGAGAATGGAGTGAGTGAAGTCACTGTGAAGTGGAGAGAACAGCCTGATGGGAAAGTTTTCCAAAAGGGGGAAGACATTTTTcataagaaaaacagaaaaaagaccAAGCTCTAA